From Fibrobacter sp. UWEL, a single genomic window includes:
- a CDS encoding V-type ATP synthase subunit K (produces ATP from ADP in the presence of a proton gradient across the membrane; the K subunit is a nonenzymatic component which binds the dimeric form by interacting with the G and E subunits): MLDHETMVTLGKMGAAAALGLGALGSALGCGTAGMSAITVWKKAYAQGKSALFTLLVFVGAPISQTIYGMLLMNFILGAANAENFNNWAACLGAGIFGGLGMMASAWFQGKAGAVACDALGETGKGMVNYLMVLGVVETVALFVMVFATQTFA, encoded by the coding sequence ATGTTAGATCACGAAACCATGGTTACTCTCGGCAAGATGGGTGCAGCAGCAGCTCTCGGCCTCGGTGCTCTCGGTTCTGCCCTTGGTTGCGGTACCGCTGGTATGTCTGCAATCACCGTCTGGAAGAAGGCTTACGCTCAGGGCAAGAGTGCTCTCTTCACTCTCCTTGTGTTTGTGGGTGCTCCCATTTCCCAGACCATTTACGGCATGCTCCTGATGAACTTCATCCTGGGTGCAGCAAATGCTGAAAACTTCAACAACTGGGCTGCTTGCCTCGGTGCCGGTATCTTCGGCGGCCTCGGCATGATGGCTTCCGCATGGTTCCAGGGAAAGGCTGGTGCTGTTGCTTGTGACGCTTTGGGCGAAACCGGCAAGGGCATGGTGAACTACCTGATGGTTCTCGGTGTGGTCGAAACTGTTGCCCTGTTCGTCATGGTGTTCGCAACCCAGACCTTCGCTTAA
- a CDS encoding V-type ATP synthase subunit D gives MAKVKLTKNALKAERDALKRFQRYLPTLLLKKQQLQMEMRTLQERVMAKREEEDKLRKSMSSWISLYAEPIDWSKYLSVKEVRQGEGNIAGVRIPTFDGVDFNVTIPDFFTTPVWLDDGIRSLQGLISLRLERRVLEKQYELLSMELRTTSQRVNLFEKVKIPEAKDNIRKINIFLGDQQTSGVARSKLAKGKSTARAAAQDAAAAQNKGVAA, from the coding sequence ATGGCTAAAGTCAAGTTAACCAAAAACGCCCTCAAGGCGGAACGCGACGCATTGAAGCGCTTCCAGCGCTATCTGCCGACGCTCTTGCTGAAAAAGCAACAGCTGCAGATGGAAATGCGTACGCTCCAGGAGAGGGTGATGGCAAAGCGAGAGGAGGAAGACAAACTCCGTAAGAGCATGTCCTCCTGGATTTCGCTGTATGCCGAACCTATCGATTGGTCTAAGTACCTGTCGGTGAAGGAAGTGCGCCAGGGCGAAGGAAACATCGCCGGTGTCCGCATTCCTACATTCGATGGGGTAGACTTTAATGTGACCATCCCTGACTTCTTTACTACGCCGGTTTGGCTGGACGACGGTATCCGTAGTCTGCAGGGCCTTATCTCCCTGCGCCTGGAACGCCGCGTTCTCGAAAAGCAGTACGAATTGCTTTCCATGGAACTCCGTACCACCAGCCAGCGTGTGAATCTTTTCGAAAAGGTCAAGATTCCCGAAGCCAAGGATAACATCCGTAAGATTAACATCTTCCTGGGTGACCAGCAGACTTCTGGTGTTGCACGTTCTAAGCTTGCCAAGGGCAAGTCTACCGCTCGTGCCGCAGCACAGGATGCCGCAGCCGCTCAGAATAAGGGGGTAGCCGCATGA
- a CDS encoding V-type ATP synthase subunit I encodes MITPMKKVTILCLDKDREASLEKLREMGILHVTPLVNPTGVKLNAAKSKVTRIRKALEAIPAKAGKDAVALDASVAEMPAVEAVHQMVQVKKDATDEISKLHNDLNRLNNFGNLDPETVKSLEESGVFVKLYEVDPSKTISAADGAVVLPFGQNLTGNLYAVISKGEEPAAVKDAVELPLPSMSLAEMRQKLEAASAELAKADQTLEGLAAKRSEIDSELADADEEYDLQEAASGMLAGASIAMIQGFAPATRMNEIQEAAKANGWGVREEDPSDDDMVPTLLTHKPIAKPMQFLYDIIGIVPGYKEIDVSAVFLAFFSLFFAIIVGDAFYGALFLALTIVARKKAPKSKSAGFSFMYLMSGATIVWGIMNASYLGLTPEIAPWVANLDLANASFCPEGLKNAMHWIRQSSNMQFFCFCIAVVHLTIAHVWNVIVQIQRKSTTALAQVGWLFSTWYMFFLAGNMVLGDKVPEVFRNFFSGPTSAPMIYVLIAGVVLLVLFSVPPSKLKEEWISIPMLALNIVNNFVDVISYIRLFAVGLSGAAIAESFSEMLSPMFGSVGGLLGAAVVLLFVHALNIALAVMGVAVHAVRLNTLEFSNGLDLQWSGFGFNPFKKRKNV; translated from the coding sequence ATGATTACTCCTATGAAGAAAGTAACCATTCTCTGCCTGGACAAGGATCGTGAAGCTTCTCTCGAAAAGCTCCGCGAAATGGGCATCCTTCATGTCACTCCGCTGGTTAACCCCACGGGCGTGAAGCTGAATGCTGCCAAGTCCAAGGTCACCCGAATCCGTAAGGCTCTTGAAGCAATTCCTGCCAAGGCAGGGAAGGATGCTGTCGCTCTGGACGCATCTGTTGCTGAAATGCCTGCTGTTGAAGCAGTCCACCAGATGGTGCAGGTCAAGAAGGACGCTACTGACGAAATCTCTAAGCTCCACAATGATTTGAACCGCCTGAACAACTTCGGCAATCTGGATCCCGAGACCGTGAAGTCTCTGGAAGAGAGCGGTGTTTTCGTAAAACTCTATGAAGTTGATCCCAGCAAGACTATTTCTGCTGCCGATGGCGCCGTCGTGCTGCCGTTTGGCCAGAACCTTACTGGCAATCTTTATGCAGTCATTAGCAAGGGTGAAGAACCTGCAGCCGTCAAGGATGCTGTGGAACTTCCTCTGCCGTCTATGTCTCTGGCTGAAATGCGCCAGAAGCTGGAAGCCGCAAGTGCTGAACTTGCAAAGGCTGACCAGACTCTGGAAGGTCTTGCTGCCAAGCGTTCCGAAATCGATTCTGAACTGGCTGACGCCGACGAAGAATATGATCTTCAGGAAGCTGCAAGCGGTATGCTTGCAGGTGCAAGCATCGCCATGATCCAGGGTTTCGCTCCTGCTACTCGCATGAACGAAATTCAGGAAGCAGCAAAGGCAAACGGCTGGGGCGTCCGTGAAGAAGATCCTTCCGACGACGACATGGTTCCCACGCTTTTGACCCACAAGCCCATTGCGAAACCCATGCAGTTCCTGTACGATATTATCGGTATCGTTCCGGGCTACAAGGAAATCGACGTTTCCGCAGTGTTCCTGGCTTTCTTCAGCCTGTTCTTTGCCATCATCGTTGGTGATGCCTTCTACGGAGCTCTGTTCCTGGCACTCACTATCGTTGCCCGCAAGAAGGCTCCGAAATCCAAGAGTGCAGGCTTTAGCTTTATGTACCTTATGAGTGGTGCGACCATCGTTTGGGGCATCATGAATGCAAGCTATCTTGGTTTGACTCCGGAAATTGCTCCCTGGGTTGCAAATCTTGATTTGGCGAATGCATCCTTCTGCCCCGAGGGTCTGAAGAATGCCATGCATTGGATCCGTCAGTCTTCCAACATGCAGTTCTTCTGTTTCTGCATTGCAGTGGTCCATCTGACTATTGCACACGTTTGGAATGTGATTGTCCAGATCCAGCGTAAGAGTACTACAGCTCTGGCTCAGGTTGGCTGGCTGTTCTCCACCTGGTACATGTTCTTCCTGGCAGGAAACATGGTGCTGGGCGACAAGGTCCCGGAAGTGTTCAGAAACTTCTTCAGCGGTCCTACTTCCGCTCCGATGATCTATGTGCTCATCGCTGGTGTAGTGCTTCTGGTGCTGTTCTCTGTGCCTCCTTCCAAGCTCAAGGAAGAATGGATTTCTATTCCTATGCTCGCCTTGAACATCGTGAACAACTTCGTGGATGTGATTAGCTACATCCGTCTGTTCGCAGTGGGCCTTTCCGGTGCTGCCATTGCAGAATCCTTCAGCGAAATGCTTTCGCCCATGTTCGGTTCTGTAGGCGGTCTCCTTGGTGCAGCCGTTGTGCTACTCTTTGTTCATGCCCTGAACATTGCACTTGCCGTCATGGGTGTGGCGGTTCACGCAGTGCGTTTGAACACCCTTGAATTTTCTAACGGCCTTGACCTGCAGTGGAGCGGTTTTGGCTTTAACCCGTTCAAGAAACGGAAAAACGTTTAA